TTTCTTCGGCGGCCAGCGCGGCTTCCTTGTGCACCAGGAAGCTGGCGTAGTCGCCGTTCCAGTCGATCAGCCCACCACGGTCCAGTTCGAGGATGCGGGTGGCCAGGTTTTGCAGGAAGGAGCGGTCGTGGGTGATGAACAGCACCGCGCCATTGAAGCCGCGCAGGGCCTCTTCAAGCCAGGCGATCGCACCGATGTCCAGGTGGTTGGTCGGCTCGTCGAGCAGCAGCAGATCGGGCTCCGACACCAACGCCTGGGCCAGCAGCACGCGACGGCGCCAACCACCGGACAGCTCGGCCAGGGTCTTGTCGGCAGGCAGTTGCAGGCGGCTCAGGGTGCTTTCCACCACCTGCTGCAGGCGCCAGCCGTCGCGGGCTTCGAGCTCGTGCTGAACGTGCATGAGTTTTTCCAGGTCTTCGTCGCCCTGGATGTTCTGGCTCAGGTGGTGGAACTCGGCCAGCAACGCGCCAACGCCATCAAGGCCCTCGGCCACCACATCGAACACGCTGCGCTCGTCGGCCAGCGGCAACTCCTGTGGCAGCTCGCCGATCTTCAGGCCGGGTGCGCGCCAGATCTCGCCGTCGTCGCCTTTCTGCTCGCCCTTGACCAGGCGCAGCATGCTCGACTTGCCGGTGCCGTTGCGGCCGATGATGCACACCCGCTCGCCACGAGCGATCTGCCAGGACACTTTGTCCAGCAGCGGCATGGCGCCGAATGCGAGGGACACATCGCTGAATTTGAGCAGGGTCATGTTGGTCTCCATAAATCGGGCGCGCATTCTACCTGACTTGGGCCCCCACGGCATTAAGTTGACCACCCTACGTGGGCTTTACGACATCTGGTCGAACTTAATGTCTTGATACAAGCACTGCGCTTTCATCTGCCGTCGGCAAACGGCTAAGCTAAGGCCATAGCTTCCAACAGTGCTGGCTTCGCCGTCACTTCCCCATGGTTCAACTGCCCGGACGTATCATGCGCAGCCGCCTGTTACAGATTGCATCCTGCCTGCTGCTTACCGCCGCCACCGCCAGCGCGGCGCAGGCCCTCGACCTCACACAACAGCGCCAGTACTACGACGAGGCCAAGCGCGCCCTGGCCAAGGGCGACAAAGGCCCTTACCTGCGCTATGCCCAGCAGCTGCGCGACTACCCACTGACGCCCTACCTCACCTACGACGAGCTCACCGCACGCCTGAAAAGCGCCAGCAACGAGGAAATCGAAGGGTTCCTGGCCAAACACGGCGACCTGCCCCAAGCCAACTGGATGAAACTGCGCTGGTTGCGCTGGCTGGCCGAGCGCGGCGAATGGAACACCTTCGTCAAGTACTACGACCCTAAGCTCAACTTCACCGAGTTGGACTGCCTCAACGGCCAGTACCAGCTCAGCCACGGCCTGCGCGCCGAAGGCTATGCCACGGCCGATAAACTGTGGAGCGTCGGCAAGTCGCAACCTGCAGCCTGCGACACGCTGTTCGGCATGTGGGCCGCCGAGGGTCAACTGACCGAGGCCAAGCGCTGGGACCGCACCAAGCTGGCGGCGCAGGCGCGCAACTACGGTTTGGCCAACAACCTGGTCAAGACGCTGAACACCCTCGGCCCGCAGGGCCGCCTGCTGATCGACGTGGCGCAGAAGCCCGAGCTGCTCAACCAGCCATCGCGCTTCACCCCGGTCAACGAAGCCATGTCCGACGTGGTCAGCCTTGGCCTGCGCCGTCTGGCCCGGCAGGACCCGGAGCGGGCCATGGCGCTGCTCGATGACTACGCCCGCCGCATGCACTTCTCCCGCGATGAAAAGGTCGCCATCGCCCGCGAGATCGGCCTGACCCTGGCGCGCCGCTACGACCCGCGCGCGCTCGACCTGATGACCCGCTACGATCCCGAGCTGCGTGACAACACCGTCAGCGAATGGCGCATGCGCCTGTTGCTGCGCCTGGGCCGCTGGGAAGATGCCTACGAGCTGACCAAGCGTCTGCCCCAGGACCTGGCCAGCAGCAACCGCTGGAAGTACTGGCAGGCGCGCAGCCTTGAGCTGGCCCAGCCGAACAACCCGCAAATTCCGCTGCTCTACAACACCGTGGCACGCGAGCGCGATTTCTATGGCTTCCTTGCAGCCGACCGGGCACAGACCCCTTACCAGTTGAACAACAAGCCCCTGGTAATGAGCCAGCAGTTGGTCAACAAGGTACGCAATACCCCTGGTATCCGCCGCGCCCTGGAGTTCCATGCCCGCGGGCAGATCGTCGAAGGGCGCCGCGAGTGGTACCACGTCAGCCGCCATTTCACCCGCGACGAGATGGTCGCCCAGGCACGCCTGGCCTACGAACTGCGCTGGTACTTCCCGGCCATCCGGACCATCAGCCAGGCCCAGTACTGGGATGACCTGGACATCCGCTTCCCGATGGCCCACCGCGACACCCTGGTGCGCGAGGCCAAGGTGCGTGGCCTGCATTCAAGCTGGGTGTTCGCCATTACCCGCCAGGAAAGTGCCTTCATGGAAGATGCGCGGTCCAGCGTGGGTGCCAGCGGCTTGATGCAGCTGATGCCGGCCACCGCCAAGGAAACGGCGCGCAAGTTCAGTATTCCGCTGGCATCGCCTGCGCAGGTGTTCAACCCGGACAAGAACATCCAGTTGGGTGCAGCGTATCTGAGCCAGGTGCACAGCCAGTTCAATGGCAACCGGGTGCTCGCTTCGGCGGCCTACAACGCAGGCCCTGGGCGGGTACGTCAGTGGCTCAAAGGCGCCAAGCACCTGAGCTTCGATGTGTGGGTTGAGTCGATCCCGTTCGACGAGACACGCCAGTACGTGCAGAACGTGCTGTCGTATTCGGTGATCTACGGGCAGAAGCTCAACTCGCCGCAGCCACTGGTGGATTGGCACGAGCGGTACTTTGACGATATGTGAACCGCCCTTAATTCAAGAACACATGACGTATTTGATTCAGCAGTCCACCGTGTGGGAGGGGCTTGCCCCGGGCAAGCCCGCTCCCACAGGATTGCTATCTCGCTGTGATGTTGTTCTCTGCGCCCCTACAACACCTCGACCTGCATCCCCACCTCAAGCACGCCACTGCCATCCACCGCCAGGTTCTGCCCGAACAACACATCCCCCTCCTTCTCGCGGAAGGTCTTGAGCGTGGTCATGGGCTCGCGGTCCGGGCTGCGTTCGCCGGTCAGTGGGTCAATCGTGGTGAAAATGCACCGCACGCTGGGCTTGAGCACGCGAAACTCCAAGGTACCGATACGAATCCGCTTCCAGCCGTCCTCGGCGAACGGCGCTGCGCCCTGCACCACCAGGTTGGGCCTGAACCGCAGCATCTCCATGGGCCGACCAACGCGCCGATTAAGCTCGTCCAGCGAACCCTGGCCGATCAACAGCAGCGGAAAACCATCCGGAAAAGCCGCACGGTCACTGTTGAAGCCATAACCATTGGGCAAATAACGCGCCCGCTGTTCCGGGCAATACACCAGCCGCACATCCTTGCCGAGCAGCGCCGACAGCCAGGCCGCCGCCACGTCGCCGGCATCGGGCACCCGCAGGGTATCGCGCCAGATCGTCACGCCTCGCAAGTCATCGTCGGCAAGAGGTACAGGCACCTGCAGTGGCAACTGCCCAGGCGCCTCCAGCAGCAACTGCCCGGCATCGTCGTAGCTCGCCCTGAGCTGGCCGAGCTGTGGCCAGGCACGTTGGGTGAGGAAGCGGCCATTCTCCGCTTCCACCACCATCCAGCGGCGGTCACCCAGCAACCCCAGCTGGCCGACCGGCGAAACCTGCAGACTTTGCGCCTGCCCCGACTTCACCGGGTACCGATACAACTCACTCAGAAACATCCCTGCCGCCTCGCGTCATTCGAAACGCCAAGCTTATACCCGGCAAGGTCAGGTATCACCCACTCGTGGTATCGAGCAGCAGGCGCTGCTTGACCACCTCGACCAGACGGTCTGGCTGGAACTTGGACAGGAAATTGTCGCAGCCAACCTTCTTGACCATCGACTCGTTGAAGCTGCCCGACAACGAGGTGTGCAGCACCACGTAAAGCTGACGCAGGCGGGCATCACTGCGGATTTCGGTGGTCAACCGATAGCCGTCCATCTCTGGCATTTCGGCGTCGGTGAACACCATCAGCAGCTTCTCGCACACATCCTCACCGGCATCGGCCCAGCTCTTGAGCAGGCGCAACGCTTTCAGGCCATCACTGGCCACGTGCAGTTTCATGCCCAATTGCGACAGGGTGTCCCGCAACTGCGCCAAGGCTACGCTGGAGTCGTCCACCAGCAGTACTTCACGCCCTCTGGCACGGGCCAGCACCGGGTCGGCGAGCCTTTCACCGGAGACCTTGGCGTTGTAGGGCACGATCTCGGCCAGGACCTTCTCCACATCAATCACTTCGACCAGCTTCTCATCGACCTTGGTGATGGCGGTGAGGTAATGCTGGCGCCCGGCACTGGTAGGCGGAGGCATGATCGCTTCCCAGTTCATGTTGACGATGCGGTCGACGCCACCCACCAGGAAGGCCTGCACCGAACGGTTGTACTCGGTCACGATGATGGTGCTGTCCGGCCCTGGTTGCAGTGGACGCATGCCGATCGCCTGGGACAGGTCGATCACCGGCAAGGTCTGCCCACGCAGGTTGACCACCCCGCAGACAAACGCATGGCGCTGCGGCATCAGCGTCAGCTTGGGCAGCTGCAGCACTTCCTGCACCTTGAACACGTTGATCGCGAACAGCTGCCGACCTGCCAGGCGAAACATCAGAATTTCCAGGCGGTTCTCACCCACCAATTGCGTGCGTTGGTCTACCGTGTCGAGAATGCCAGCCATTGGAAGCCCCCAGGCTTGAGTCGAAAAGTTGAATTCTTCACCCTGTATCGGCGGATTCACGCGCACCTTGACCCTTGCTGGAAAATGCCGCCACGGCAATTGATATCACTTTACCATCATGCTTTACTGCGGACGCATCCTCGGGGCTGCTGCCGGTTTGCACCTTGTTGCACCCTAGTCACCCATCAGGGAAACCCTTAGAGGCAATCGGGTGCAACCTGATGTTCGCGATATCCATTAGCCATTAATGTGACACCATTCTCATTGCATGAATGGAGTTCAGGCTTTTGTTCGCTATCGTATCGCCGTGTCCACCCCTTGCTCCCGCCCTACGCGCCGGAGCGTACTGATGGACAGTGCCTTATCGTTCGAAGGTGCCGTGCAGGCGTTTCTGCTGGATGCGCAAGCCTTGCTGACCCAGTCCCAGGAATGCCTGCAGCACCTGGAGCTGATCGACAACGACGCAGACGCCTGCAATTGCCTGAACACCTCCCTCGACACCCTGGCCCGACGCGCCAGCCGCCTGGACTTGCTTGAGCTTGCCCACTACGTCACCGTTTTGCAGCAGCTGCTCGCACCCGCCTGCCAGCAGCAACGCCTGCTGCGTGAAGCCCTGCCAGCGACGGACGCCTGCCTGACCCTGCTGGCCTGGCAGCTGGAGCTGACAGACCCCCGCACCGGTCAACTGAACCTGGATACCTGCGAGCAGGTGTCGCTGCTCACCGAACTGGCCAGCGCCTTGGAACAACCCTTACCGCAAACCTGTGCATCGTGCGAAGAGCGTGGCAGCCACTGCACTCACCCACACTTGCCCGCTGCCTCCAATACGCGCCCCCGTGTTTCGCACTAACACACCCAAAGAGCAACTAAGGGCCTTGTTCACGCCCACCCGGGTCGAACTTGGAAGTTTCTGCAAATGTTGCCAGCGATACAGACAGCAGTAACCCGCTAGTTACTCTGGAAGTGAATGCCAGCCGAATAATGGATGGCATTTTGCTATTTAGCGCAATTGAACGGACGTGCCGAAATACCCCGTAAACCATGAGGTTTCAAAGCGTTGCCCAGCAGCGACCAATGCCGCGCGAAGTGTTACCATGCCCGCCGGCGAATACCTGCAGTCGGTAAAAAGGCTGATTGAGGACGTGCCCGGCAAAACATCGAAAGTACTGCGCCAAAGCCTCTGGTAAGACTTGTGCAAGGCCTCCATCAGCAATACTTCAGTGGCTTCTCTATCTATGTTCCCACGCTTGAAGACTTCTCTGCGCTGCTGCTCCCGCACTGCCCTGCTGCGCTGGACGACGATAGTGTTGTGCGTGGCCTCCGTGGTCGCCAACCTGCTGCTGTACATGGCCGGCCAACCAATGCCGGCCAGCCTGTTGCTGCTGCAATCGGCGGCGATGCTCGGCGTAGGCCTGCATGTGAGCCTGGGGGCCGGGTCAATCCGCCTGCACCCGGCAGAACTGGCCAAGCGCATGCTCAAGGTTCAGGAAAGCGAGCGCCAGCACCTCGGCCGCGAGCTGCATGACGACATCGGGCAACTGCTCACGGCCGCCAAGCTTCAACTGCAATGGCTGCAACGGCGAGTGCCCAACGAACTTCACAGCCACTGCGACACCCTGCGCGCCACGCTAGACGACGCGCTGAGCAATGTGCGCGATGTTTCTGCCCTGCTCAACCCGCGGCAACTGGCCAGCCTTGGGCTTGAAGCCAGCCTGCGCGCGCACCTGCTGCGCACGCTGGAAAACACCGACGTGCACTGGAGCCTGGCCTGCAATCAGCGGCTCTGGGGCATTGACGAAGCCGTAGCGATGGCCGTGTTTCGCATCACCCAGGAGGCCGTGACCAACATGCTGCGCCATGCCCAGGCGCGCAACCTGTCGGTACGCCTGCAGCGCAGCCCCGCCGGGCTTGCCTTGACGATCCAGGACGATGGCCGCGGTTTTCTCCCCGCAAGAGACCCGGCCGAGT
The sequence above is drawn from the Pseudomonas putida genome and encodes:
- a CDS encoding transglycosylase SLT domain-containing protein → MRSRLLQIASCLLLTAATASAAQALDLTQQRQYYDEAKRALAKGDKGPYLRYAQQLRDYPLTPYLTYDELTARLKSASNEEIEGFLAKHGDLPQANWMKLRWLRWLAERGEWNTFVKYYDPKLNFTELDCLNGQYQLSHGLRAEGYATADKLWSVGKSQPAACDTLFGMWAAEGQLTEAKRWDRTKLAAQARNYGLANNLVKTLNTLGPQGRLLIDVAQKPELLNQPSRFTPVNEAMSDVVSLGLRRLARQDPERAMALLDDYARRMHFSRDEKVAIAREIGLTLARRYDPRALDLMTRYDPELRDNTVSEWRMRLLLRLGRWEDAYELTKRLPQDLASSNRWKYWQARSLELAQPNNPQIPLLYNTVARERDFYGFLAADRAQTPYQLNNKPLVMSQQLVNKVRNTPGIRRALEFHARGQIVEGRREWYHVSRHFTRDEMVAQARLAYELRWYFPAIRTISQAQYWDDLDIRFPMAHRDTLVREAKVRGLHSSWVFAITRQESAFMEDARSSVGASGLMQLMPATAKETARKFSIPLASPAQVFNPDKNIQLGAAYLSQVHSQFNGNRVLASAAYNAGPGRVRQWLKGAKHLSFDVWVESIPFDETRQYVQNVLSYSVIYGQKLNSPQPLVDWHERYFDDM
- a CDS encoding MOSC domain-containing protein, producing MFLSELYRYPVKSGQAQSLQVSPVGQLGLLGDRRWMVVEAENGRFLTQRAWPQLGQLRASYDDAGQLLLEAPGQLPLQVPVPLADDDLRGVTIWRDTLRVPDAGDVAAAWLSALLGKDVRLVYCPEQRARYLPNGYGFNSDRAAFPDGFPLLLIGQGSLDELNRRVGRPMEMLRFRPNLVVQGAAPFAEDGWKRIRIGTLEFRVLKPSVRCIFTTIDPLTGERSPDREPMTTLKTFREKEGDVLFGQNLAVDGSGVLEVGMQVEVL
- a CDS encoding chemotaxis protein CheV, with translation MAGILDTVDQRTQLVGENRLEILMFRLAGRQLFAINVFKVQEVLQLPKLTLMPQRHAFVCGVVNLRGQTLPVIDLSQAIGMRPLQPGPDSTIIVTEYNRSVQAFLVGGVDRIVNMNWEAIMPPPTSAGRQHYLTAITKVDEKLVEVIDVEKVLAEIVPYNAKVSGERLADPVLARARGREVLLVDDSSVALAQLRDTLSQLGMKLHVASDGLKALRLLKSWADAGEDVCEKLLMVFTDAEMPEMDGYRLTTEIRSDARLRQLYVVLHTSLSGSFNESMVKKVGCDNFLSKFQPDRLVEVVKQRLLLDTTSG
- a CDS encoding histidine kinase, with product MDSALSFEGAVQAFLLDAQALLTQSQECLQHLELIDNDADACNCLNTSLDTLARRASRLDLLELAHYVTVLQQLLAPACQQQRLLREALPATDACLTLLAWQLELTDPRTGQLNLDTCEQVSLLTELASALEQPLPQTCASCEERGSHCTHPHLPAASNTRPRVSH
- a CDS encoding sensor histidine kinase; this translates as MFPRLKTSLRCCSRTALLRWTTIVLCVASVVANLLLYMAGQPMPASLLLLQSAAMLGVGLHVSLGAGSIRLHPAELAKRMLKVQESERQHLGRELHDDIGQLLTAAKLQLQWLQRRVPNELHSHCDTLRATLDDALSNVRDVSALLNPRQLASLGLEASLRAHLLRTLENTDVHWSLACNQRLWGIDEAVAMAVFRITQEAVTNMLRHAQARNLSVRLQRSPAGLALTIQDDGRGFLPARDPAESGQRGLAGMQERVTALQGRLDITSQLGLGTQIEALFPWPPRTQERARTFTAHDL